The following proteins are co-located in the Paludibaculum fermentans genome:
- a CDS encoding ADOP family duplicated permease, translating into MRFFRRRIPDHEIDAELRYHLDQLIASNLQGGMSPEEARRAALLEFGLPEPTKEACRDLRPYALATAAAGSLRQAWRGLARSPGFTTVAILTLALGTGANIALFSLVNAAVLRLIPVHEPERLVWFAPKPDEFGRMLNYPFYRSLEGDPRFDGLLCAFPAAVAAKAWNGATERVESELVSGTYFDVLGVRPYLGRLLTKDDDRVRLGHPVVVASHAYWTSHLGSDPKAIGRSIELNGAPYTLIGVAAPGFAGIEQGYPRSLFVPIQMKPAITPGWDGLDKPLIIWLWVVGRMKPGVDRAALGQELNERLHAFQEPYIQADRQLVASQRAMMRKRTLTLEPLRDAVLAARTRQHLRTLALIVMAVLLVTCANLAGLLLVRGLQRRKELATRLALGASRGRVIAHLVMESLLIGAFGGAAGLVLGGSLAPLLASQFPLLGEGSKLTVPLDFRVLGFALLLSMATSLVFGVAPAWQSTRLDLMAALKGGESGPRHSRMRHVLLAVQTGTALLLLVAAGLFATNLRRLFAFDAGFAVNRLLIAEMEPALNGYDGAQRLAFYRGLDRRLKELAGTAGSGIRAAALSNVAPISPYYWSMMFLRAGRREDKELVPRAVAVGPGYFETMGIPLRRGRLITERDDVGAQRVALISESLARRAYPGQDPIGQRFVGDLRKPLESTFEIVGVVADVQLSDPRRREGLSCVYVPYRQWPFPAQAIVVQLRLAGASEVRALELLRGVVRELDPKLGLYDVRTSEQALERTLSTERLTSWLSGFFALLAVVLVGTGLYGLVAREAAARRKEFGIRSALGADGSQLLWTLLRGVMAAVSAGLAAGLVGLVLLQPVMKGLLAGPGWEAAAVAAGALAVLVVVAVGATWGPGRGVARVETGAALRYE; encoded by the coding sequence ATGCGTTTCTTCCGGCGAAGGATCCCCGACCATGAGATCGATGCCGAGCTGCGGTATCACCTGGATCAACTGATCGCCTCGAATCTACAGGGCGGGATGAGCCCGGAGGAGGCGCGGAGGGCGGCGCTGCTGGAGTTCGGGCTGCCGGAGCCGACGAAAGAGGCTTGCCGGGATTTGCGGCCTTACGCGCTGGCCACGGCCGCGGCCGGCAGCCTGCGGCAGGCGTGGCGGGGGCTGGCGCGGTCGCCGGGATTCACTACTGTCGCCATCCTTACACTCGCACTAGGTACGGGCGCGAATATCGCCCTGTTCTCGCTGGTGAATGCGGCCGTGCTGCGGCTGATCCCGGTGCACGAGCCGGAGCGGCTGGTATGGTTCGCTCCGAAGCCGGATGAGTTCGGGCGGATGCTGAACTACCCGTTTTACCGGTCGTTGGAGGGCGATCCGCGCTTCGACGGGCTGCTCTGCGCCTTTCCCGCGGCCGTCGCGGCCAAGGCCTGGAATGGGGCGACGGAGCGCGTGGAGAGCGAGCTCGTTTCAGGCACGTACTTCGATGTGCTGGGCGTGCGGCCGTACCTGGGCCGGCTGCTGACGAAGGACGACGACCGGGTAAGGCTGGGGCATCCGGTGGTGGTGGCTTCGCATGCGTACTGGACCTCGCACCTGGGCTCCGATCCGAAGGCGATCGGGCGCTCGATTGAGCTGAACGGGGCGCCCTACACGCTGATTGGGGTAGCGGCTCCGGGCTTTGCGGGCATTGAGCAGGGTTATCCGCGGTCGTTGTTTGTGCCGATCCAGATGAAGCCGGCGATTACTCCGGGCTGGGATGGACTGGACAAGCCCCTGATCATCTGGCTTTGGGTGGTGGGCCGTATGAAGCCGGGTGTCGATCGAGCGGCGCTGGGGCAGGAACTCAACGAGCGGCTGCATGCGTTCCAGGAGCCTTATATCCAAGCTGACCGGCAGTTGGTTGCCTCGCAACGGGCGATGATGCGGAAGCGGACATTGACGCTGGAGCCTTTGCGGGACGCGGTGCTGGCTGCGCGGACCCGGCAGCATCTGCGGACCCTGGCGCTGATCGTGATGGCGGTGCTGCTTGTGACCTGCGCGAACCTGGCGGGGTTGTTGCTGGTGCGCGGGCTGCAGCGTCGGAAGGAACTGGCGACGCGGTTGGCGCTGGGGGCCTCGCGGGGCCGCGTCATTGCGCACCTCGTGATGGAGAGCTTGCTGATTGGGGCGTTCGGCGGTGCGGCCGGGTTGGTGCTGGGCGGATCACTGGCTCCGCTGCTGGCGTCGCAGTTCCCCTTGCTGGGCGAGGGTTCGAAATTGACGGTGCCGTTGGATTTCCGGGTTCTCGGGTTCGCGCTGTTGCTGTCGATGGCGACGAGCCTGGTGTTCGGAGTGGCTCCGGCGTGGCAGTCGACGCGGCTGGACCTGATGGCCGCGTTGAAGGGCGGCGAGAGCGGGCCGAGGCATTCGCGGATGAGGCATGTCCTGCTGGCTGTGCAGACAGGCACGGCTCTGTTGTTGCTGGTAGCCGCGGGGCTGTTCGCCACGAACTTACGGAGGCTGTTCGCCTTCGATGCGGGCTTCGCGGTGAACCGGCTATTGATCGCCGAGATGGAGCCGGCGCTGAACGGCTATGACGGAGCACAGCGGCTGGCGTTCTATCGCGGGTTGGACCGGCGGTTGAAGGAGCTGGCGGGCACGGCCGGGTCTGGCATACGGGCGGCGGCGCTGAGCAATGTGGCTCCGATCTCGCCGTACTACTGGTCGATGATGTTCCTGCGGGCCGGGCGGAGGGAAGACAAGGAACTGGTGCCGCGCGCGGTGGCGGTGGGGCCGGGCTACTTCGAGACGATGGGGATCCCGTTGCGGCGCGGCCGGCTGATTACGGAGAGGGATGACGTGGGGGCCCAGCGGGTGGCGCTGATCAGCGAGTCGCTGGCGCGGCGGGCGTATCCGGGGCAGGATCCAATTGGGCAGAGGTTTGTTGGGGATCTGCGCAAGCCGCTCGAGTCCACATTTGAGATTGTGGGCGTGGTGGCGGATGTGCAATTGAGCGATCCACGGCGGCGCGAGGGCTTGTCGTGTGTCTACGTGCCCTACCGGCAGTGGCCGTTTCCGGCCCAGGCGATTGTGGTGCAGTTGCGGCTAGCCGGCGCCTCGGAGGTGCGCGCCTTGGAGTTGCTGCGGGGTGTGGTGCGTGAGCTGGATCCGAAGCTGGGACTTTACGATGTCCGGACTTCGGAGCAGGCCCTGGAAAGGACGTTGAGCACGGAACGGCTGACGTCGTGGCTGTCCGGCTTCTTCGCGCTGCTGGCGGTGGTGCTGGTGGGGACGGGCCTGTATGGCCTGGTGGCCCGGGAGGCGGCGGCTCGCCGGAAAGAGTTCGGGATTCGATCAGCCCTGGGGGCGGATGGTTCGCAATTGCTGTGGACGCTGTTGCGCGGGGTGATGGCGGCCGTGTCGGCGGGGTTGGCGGCCGGGTTGGTTGGGCTGGTTTTGCTGCAGCCGGTGATGAAGGGGCTGCTGGCCGGGCCGGGCTGGGAGGCGGCGGCGGTGGCGGCCGGGGCGTTGGCCGTGCTGGTGGTTGTCGCAGTGGGGGCGACGTGGGGTCCGGGACGAGGGGTGGCCCGGGTGGAGACGGGGGCGGCGCTGCGGTACGAGTAG
- the gspE gene encoding type II secretion system ATPase GspE encodes MRLGEILIQRGQLAQEELDRALEMQKERGDKLGRILVDLGYVAQRDILAALSEQLNVAIAKLDGPPLVSPETERLSARFLRQAKALPLRMDGGALILAVADPLDFETLAAAKSATGLRIRPELAMESEIVDAIDKFYGEEEKQDAAFAQDGEENAADLEHLRDMASEAPVIRLVNAMIAQAVEKRGSDIHIEPFEKEFRVRFRIDGVLHDQEAPPRELKAAVISRLKLMAKLNIAERRLPQDGRIKIKTMGREVDLRVSTLPTLYGESVVMRLLDRSAGDFYDLLNLGFDDHMLRRMEHFTALPHGIFLVTGPTGSGKSTTLYSALKRINQSDKKIITIEDPVEYQMDGINQIHVNTQIGLTFAMGLRHIVRQDPDVIMVGEIRDRETADVAIRSALTGHFVYSSLHTNDAPSAVTRLTDMGVENYLICSSLVAVLAQRLVRVVCPGCRQEAGERLTPLGDTIPTFRGTGCERCFGSGYKGRVGIFELMEMNDELRKLVMRNADAAEITQAARSNGMRNLREDGWMKVANGVTTADEVLRVTQEF; translated from the coding sequence ATGCGGCTGGGTGAAATACTGATACAGCGCGGGCAACTGGCGCAGGAAGAGTTGGACCGCGCGCTGGAGATGCAGAAGGAGCGCGGCGACAAACTGGGCCGCATCCTGGTAGATCTCGGGTACGTTGCCCAGCGGGACATTCTCGCGGCGCTTTCCGAGCAGTTGAACGTCGCGATTGCGAAACTGGATGGCCCGCCGCTGGTCTCCCCCGAGACGGAGCGGCTGTCGGCCCGCTTCCTGCGGCAAGCCAAGGCCCTGCCATTGCGCATGGACGGCGGAGCGCTGATCCTGGCTGTGGCCGATCCGCTGGACTTCGAGACGCTGGCCGCCGCCAAGTCGGCCACCGGGCTGCGCATCCGGCCCGAGCTCGCCATGGAGTCGGAGATCGTCGATGCGATCGATAAGTTCTACGGCGAGGAAGAGAAGCAGGACGCCGCGTTTGCGCAGGATGGCGAGGAGAATGCCGCCGACCTGGAGCATCTGCGGGACATGGCCAGCGAGGCGCCGGTCATCCGCCTGGTGAACGCCATGATCGCCCAGGCCGTGGAGAAGCGCGGCAGCGACATTCACATCGAGCCGTTTGAGAAAGAGTTCCGCGTCCGGTTCCGGATTGACGGTGTGCTGCACGACCAGGAGGCTCCGCCGCGGGAGCTGAAGGCGGCCGTGATTTCGCGCCTGAAACTGATGGCGAAGCTGAACATCGCGGAACGGCGCCTGCCGCAGGACGGCCGTATCAAGATCAAGACGATGGGCCGCGAGGTCGATTTGCGCGTGTCCACCTTGCCGACGCTCTACGGCGAGAGTGTCGTGATGCGCCTGCTGGACCGTAGCGCCGGCGACTTCTACGACCTGCTGAATCTCGGCTTCGACGACCACATGCTGCGCCGCATGGAGCACTTCACCGCTCTGCCGCACGGCATTTTCCTGGTGACCGGCCCCACCGGCAGCGGCAAGTCGACCACGTTGTATTCGGCGCTGAAGCGGATCAACCAATCGGACAAGAAGATCATCACCATCGAGGATCCGGTGGAATACCAGATGGACGGTATCAACCAGATCCACGTGAATACGCAGATCGGGCTTACGTTCGCGATGGGGCTGCGGCACATCGTGCGCCAGGATCCGGACGTGATCATGGTGGGCGAAATCCGCGACCGCGAGACGGCGGATGTCGCCATCCGCTCCGCTTTGACCGGCCACTTCGTCTACTCCTCGCTGCATACGAACGACGCGCCCAGCGCCGTCACCCGCCTCACGGATATGGGGGTGGAGAATTACCTGATCTGTTCGTCGCTGGTGGCTGTGCTGGCCCAGCGCCTGGTGCGGGTGGTCTGTCCGGGCTGCCGCCAGGAGGCGGGCGAGAGGCTGACGCCGTTGGGCGATACGATCCCCACATTTCGAGGAACGGGCTGCGAGCGCTGCTTCGGCTCCGGCTACAAAGGCCGGGTGGGCATCTTCGAACTGATGGAGATGAACGATGAGCTGCGCAAGCTGGTGATGCGCAATGCGGATGCGGCCGAGATCACGCAGGCCGCGCGTTCCAACGGTATGCGCAACCTGCGCGAGGATGGCTGGATGAAGGTGGCCAACGGCGTCACCACGGCCGATGAGGTGCTGCGTGTCACCCAGGAGTTCTAA
- a CDS encoding PadR family transcriptional regulator, whose amino-acid sequence MLPGTLDVLVLQILSGGTLHGWGIAQRLKLLSRDVLSVQQGSLYPALHKMEGEGWISAEWKATDEGRQAKFYALTARGRKQLAEARARWVRLSSAVGLVLDIAQD is encoded by the coding sequence TTGCTTCCCGGCACGCTGGACGTGCTGGTGCTCCAGATACTCTCCGGGGGCACGCTGCATGGGTGGGGCATTGCCCAGCGGCTGAAGCTGCTGTCGCGGGACGTGCTTTCCGTGCAGCAGGGGTCGCTGTATCCCGCTCTGCACAAGATGGAGGGCGAGGGGTGGATTTCGGCCGAGTGGAAGGCTACGGACGAGGGGCGGCAGGCGAAGTTCTATGCCTTGACGGCCCGGGGCCGGAAACAACTGGCCGAGGCTCGAGCCCGGTGGGTGCGGCTGTCTTCGGCGGTTGGCCTGGTTTTGGACATTGCGCAGGATTGA
- a CDS encoding zf-HC2 domain-containing protein: MTCPDFDWKSYILDEITAPERRQMEQHLTGCAHCQEEVDGLRLTVTALRRLPVQEIPKRISFVSDPVFEPSAWQRFWNSAPRLGFASAAMLAGAILLHGYMARPVPTAPTALASAQIEQQVQARVNAEVARVLPAAVDQRIQAQLKPAMAEFSAQLQEVRAQSEKGRMADMRLASDAWSLLEKRYNTLFVQASRQGGD, encoded by the coding sequence ATGACTTGTCCCGATTTTGATTGGAAGAGTTATATTCTCGACGAAATCACGGCTCCCGAACGCCGGCAGATGGAGCAGCACCTCACGGGTTGCGCCCACTGCCAGGAGGAGGTGGATGGACTGCGGTTGACCGTCACCGCGCTCCGGCGCCTGCCCGTTCAGGAGATTCCCAAGCGGATTTCGTTCGTCTCGGACCCGGTCTTTGAACCCAGCGCCTGGCAGCGTTTCTGGAACTCCGCGCCCCGGTTGGGCTTTGCCTCGGCCGCCATGCTGGCTGGGGCCATCCTGCTGCACGGTTACATGGCCCGTCCGGTGCCCACCGCCCCTACCGCCCTGGCCTCCGCCCAGATCGAGCAGCAGGTGCAGGCGCGGGTGAACGCGGAAGTGGCGCGGGTGCTGCCCGCCGCGGTCGACCAGCGAATTCAGGCGCAGTTGAAGCCGGCCATGGCGGAGTTTTCCGCCCAGCTGCAAGAGGTACGCGCGCAGTCTGAGAAGGGCCGGATGGCCGATATGCGGCTGGCGTCCGACGCGTGGTCGCTGCTGGAAAAACGGTATAACACGCTCTTCGTGCAGGCGAGCCGGCAGGGAGGAGATTGA
- a CDS encoding bifunctional folylpolyglutamate synthase/dihydrofolate synthase, whose amino-acid sequence MSTLYPDSVRFLYALGNEYKTIKLGLERITAILEALGSPHRAGRFIHVAGTNGKGSTCAMLERAVRESGVRTGLYTSPHLVEPTERIRVNGVPATQQEFAAAFTEVHETAERLLRDGAIDMHPTYFETVTAMAFLHFRNAGAEVTILETGMGGRLDATNVVDPLLSVITPVDFDHEKFLGNTIPQIAFEKAGIIKPRRPVVVSRQHPEAMQVLEQRAAEVGAPLLRASEWRVDHMALHAYGSRFHAARSGRGVEVECPLIGAHQVENALTAVSALDQLGYTPAQIQRGLAETVWPGRLERVRQQPDLFLDGAHNPAGARALAGYLRHFHHGKRVWMVFGAMRDKDLHVIGPMLFPLASELIFTTPNQARAFQAEEIREISGESRARVAPSPKDALALLDAAAPQDVLLLTGSLYLVGEVRGLLMG is encoded by the coding sequence CTGAGCACGCTGTATCCGGATTCCGTTCGATTCCTCTACGCCCTGGGCAACGAGTACAAGACCATCAAACTCGGCCTGGAGCGGATCACCGCAATTCTGGAGGCTCTCGGCAGCCCGCACCGCGCCGGACGGTTCATCCACGTGGCCGGCACCAACGGCAAAGGCTCCACCTGCGCCATGCTCGAGCGCGCCGTCCGCGAGTCCGGCGTCCGCACAGGCCTCTACACCTCTCCGCATCTCGTTGAGCCGACGGAACGAATCCGCGTGAACGGCGTCCCGGCCACCCAACAGGAATTCGCCGCCGCCTTCACGGAAGTGCACGAAACCGCCGAGCGCCTGTTGCGCGACGGCGCGATCGACATGCACCCCACCTACTTCGAGACGGTGACCGCCATGGCGTTCCTCCACTTCCGCAACGCCGGAGCCGAGGTCACGATCCTCGAGACCGGCATGGGCGGCCGCCTGGACGCCACGAACGTCGTCGACCCGCTGCTGTCCGTCATCACGCCGGTCGATTTCGACCACGAAAAGTTCCTGGGCAACACCATCCCCCAGATCGCCTTCGAGAAGGCAGGCATCATCAAACCGCGCCGTCCCGTGGTCGTCTCACGTCAGCATCCGGAGGCCATGCAGGTGCTGGAACAGCGCGCGGCCGAAGTGGGCGCTCCGCTGCTGCGCGCCTCCGAATGGCGCGTGGACCACATGGCGCTGCACGCCTACGGCAGCCGCTTCCATGCCGCCAGGTCCGGCCGCGGCGTGGAGGTCGAGTGCCCGCTCATCGGAGCCCACCAGGTGGAAAACGCGCTCACCGCCGTGTCGGCCCTCGATCAACTCGGCTACACTCCGGCGCAGATCCAGCGCGGACTCGCCGAAACCGTCTGGCCGGGCCGCCTGGAGCGCGTCCGCCAGCAGCCCGACCTCTTCCTCGACGGCGCCCACAATCCCGCCGGAGCCCGAGCCCTGGCCGGCTACCTGCGCCACTTTCACCACGGCAAACGCGTCTGGATGGTCTTCGGAGCCATGCGGGACAAGGACTTGCACGTCATCGGCCCCATGCTGTTCCCCCTCGCCTCCGAGCTGATCTTCACCACCCCCAACCAGGCCCGCGCCTTCCAGGCCGAGGAGATCCGCGAGATTTCGGGCGAATCGCGCGCCCGCGTCGCGCCCTCTCCGAAGGACGCCCTGGCCCTGCTCGACGCCGCCGCCCCCCAGGACGTCCTGCTGCTCACCGGTTCGCTCTACCTGGTGGGCGAGGTCCGCGGCCTGCTCATGGGATAA
- a CDS encoding RNA polymerase sigma factor encodes MIFREVEDRDLVLRARKGKVDAYNALVSRWETKMYNYLLRLTSHSEDAQDLCQDVFLKAYQHLAKLDDPARFGPWLYRIAHNEAMSHLRRQRPEDELVDQAVGSMPGRRMAPVEVTLAVESALARLSSEQREAVILKIYEGFKFDEIAEILDCPASTIKSRVYTGLDLLKEILAPVVRGPVPGAE; translated from the coding sequence TTGATATTCCGAGAAGTGGAAGACCGCGATCTGGTGCTGCGTGCCCGCAAGGGCAAGGTGGATGCCTACAACGCGCTCGTTTCCCGTTGGGAGACGAAGATGTACAACTACCTGTTGCGGCTCACCTCCCACTCGGAAGATGCCCAGGATCTTTGCCAGGACGTGTTTCTCAAGGCGTATCAACACCTTGCGAAGCTGGACGACCCGGCCCGTTTCGGCCCGTGGCTATATCGCATCGCGCATAACGAGGCGATGAGCCATCTGCGGCGGCAGCGGCCGGAGGACGAGCTGGTGGATCAGGCGGTGGGGTCGATGCCGGGGCGGAGGATGGCTCCGGTAGAGGTGACGCTGGCGGTGGAGTCGGCGCTGGCCCGGTTGTCCTCGGAGCAGCGGGAAGCGGTGATCCTGAAGATCTACGAAGGGTTCAAGTTTGATGAGATCGCCGAGATCCTCGATTGTCCGGCGTCGACCATCAAGTCCCGGGTGTATACGGGTTTGGATTTGCTGAAGGAGATTCTGGCCCCGGTGGTCCGCGGTCCGGTGCCAGGCGCGGAGTGA
- a CDS encoding amidohydrolase family protein, with product MNHKSLLFLLLPAGLAAQSATTSMDIREYEPKSSLVVPQHPRTRAKYPFIDVHNHQNFPMSADAYKKLVADMDGLNLQVMVNLSGRFGDRLKSAVDSEKSAAPGRFMVFANLDFSNIDDPGYGKRAAAQLEQDVKNGAVGLKFFKQFGMDMKDGKGERIHVDDPRFDAAFETCARLKIPVLIHTAEPKQFWDPIDKHNERWIEMMEMPGRRRSNGSTASWETLIGEQHNLFRRHPKTIFINAHLGWLGGDLAQLGKLMDECPNMYTEIGAVLAELGRQPRAAKAWFIKYQDRVLFGKDTWNPEEYHTYFRVLETEDEYFPYYRKRHAFWSMYGLGLPDEVLKKLYYKNALRLIPGIDPKPFPK from the coding sequence ATGAATCACAAATCTCTGCTCTTCCTCCTGCTGCCGGCGGGCCTGGCCGCGCAGTCCGCCACGACTTCGATGGATATCCGCGAGTACGAGCCGAAGTCGTCGCTCGTCGTGCCGCAGCATCCTAGGACGCGCGCGAAATACCCGTTCATCGACGTCCACAACCACCAGAACTTCCCCATGTCCGCCGACGCCTACAAAAAGCTCGTCGCCGACATGGATGGACTCAACCTGCAGGTAATGGTGAATCTCAGCGGCCGCTTCGGCGACCGCCTGAAGTCCGCCGTGGACAGCGAAAAGTCCGCCGCGCCCGGCCGCTTCATGGTCTTCGCGAATCTCGACTTCTCGAACATCGACGACCCCGGCTACGGCAAGCGCGCCGCCGCCCAACTCGAGCAGGACGTGAAGAACGGCGCCGTCGGCCTCAAGTTCTTCAAACAGTTCGGCATGGACATGAAGGACGGCAAGGGCGAACGCATCCACGTCGACGATCCGCGCTTCGACGCCGCCTTTGAAACCTGCGCCCGCCTCAAGATCCCGGTGCTCATCCACACCGCCGAACCCAAGCAGTTCTGGGACCCCATCGACAAGCACAACGAGCGCTGGATCGAAATGATGGAGATGCCCGGCCGCCGCCGCTCCAACGGCAGCACCGCCTCCTGGGAGACGCTCATCGGCGAGCAGCACAACCTCTTCCGCCGCCATCCCAAAACCATCTTCATCAACGCCCACCTCGGCTGGCTGGGCGGCGACCTCGCCCAACTCGGCAAGCTGATGGACGAGTGCCCGAACATGTACACCGAAATCGGCGCCGTCCTGGCGGAACTGGGCCGGCAGCCGCGCGCGGCCAAGGCGTGGTTCATCAAGTATCAGGACCGCGTCCTGTTCGGCAAGGACACCTGGAACCCCGAGGAGTATCACACCTACTTCCGCGTGCTCGAGACCGAGGACGAGTATTTCCCCTACTACCGCAAGCGCCACGCCTTCTGGTCGATGTACGGCCTGGGCCTGCCCGACGAAGTGCTGAAGAAGCTCTATTACAAGAATGCGTTGCGGCTGATCCCCGGCATCGACCCCAAACCGTTCCCCAAATAA
- a CDS encoding DinB family protein, with amino-acid sequence MQLTGLFLEELDREASATRRVLERVPEGRSGWKPHEKSMPLSELATLVATMPMWIALMLNQDFLDLRPPGGPEYKTPQRHTRAELLSALDDSVAQAKAALAATKEDHLLTNWQFRIAGHVVSDLPRHQMIRDAVFQHMAHHRGQLTVYLRLNEAKVPAIYGPTADEPAF; translated from the coding sequence ATGCAACTCACTGGACTATTTCTTGAAGAACTGGACCGCGAAGCCAGCGCCACCCGGCGCGTCCTGGAACGCGTGCCCGAGGGCCGCTCCGGCTGGAAGCCGCACGAGAAGTCGATGCCGCTGAGCGAACTCGCCACCCTGGTCGCGACCATGCCCATGTGGATCGCCCTCATGCTGAACCAGGACTTCCTGGACCTGCGCCCCCCAGGAGGTCCCGAGTACAAGACGCCCCAGCGCCACACCCGGGCCGAACTCCTCTCCGCGCTCGACGATTCCGTCGCCCAGGCCAAGGCCGCCTTGGCCGCCACCAAGGAGGATCATCTCCTCACCAACTGGCAGTTCCGCATCGCCGGCCATGTCGTCAGCGACCTGCCCCGCCATCAGATGATCCGCGATGCCGTCTTCCAGCACATGGCCCATCACCGCGGCCAGTTGACCGTCTACCTGCGGCTGAACGAAGCCAAGGTGCCCGCGATCTACGGTCCCACCGCCGACGAACCCGCCTTCTGA
- a CDS encoding helix-turn-helix transcriptional regulator: MLQTSARLLRLLSLFQERRNWTGLDLCQRLEVTDRTLRRDVERLRSLGYPVHSASGAAGGYQLGSGASLPPLLLDDDEAVAVAVGLRTAASGSVAGIAESSVRALAKLEQVLPGRLRRRVAALSSFIEPLSKTGPQVDAGLLAALAAACRDQEGAGFEYRDHTGVASSRNVEPHCLVPTGFRWYLVAWDLARADWRTFRVDRMGSKLTRGARFTARRPPEGGFPAYVARSVSLAPYTHRARVLLYATLETMKELIPPTVGVLEPEREDRCVLSTGAHSLGALAIHLSWLSVDFEILEPEELKDQVRSLAERLARACG, encoded by the coding sequence ATGTTACAGACTTCGGCGCGGTTGCTTCGTCTTCTCTCTTTGTTCCAGGAGCGCCGCAACTGGACGGGGTTGGACCTCTGCCAGCGGTTGGAGGTGACGGACCGGACGCTGAGGCGGGATGTCGAGCGGCTGCGCTCGCTGGGGTATCCGGTGCATTCCGCATCCGGCGCGGCGGGCGGGTATCAGTTGGGCTCCGGAGCCTCGCTGCCGCCGCTGCTGCTGGACGATGACGAGGCAGTGGCGGTCGCGGTGGGTTTGCGGACGGCGGCCAGCGGGTCCGTGGCCGGTATCGCGGAGTCATCGGTGCGGGCCTTGGCCAAGCTGGAGCAGGTTTTGCCGGGCCGGTTGCGCCGGCGGGTGGCGGCACTGAGTTCGTTCATCGAGCCATTGTCGAAGACCGGGCCCCAGGTGGATGCGGGGCTGCTGGCCGCCCTGGCCGCCGCCTGCCGCGACCAGGAGGGGGCGGGCTTCGAGTACCGCGATCACACGGGTGTGGCGAGCAGCAGGAACGTGGAGCCGCATTGCCTGGTGCCGACGGGGTTCCGGTGGTACCTGGTGGCCTGGGATTTGGCCCGGGCGGACTGGCGGACATTCCGGGTCGACCGGATGGGCTCGAAACTCACTCGGGGCGCACGGTTTACGGCGCGGCGGCCGCCGGAGGGCGGATTTCCGGCGTATGTGGCGCGCTCGGTTTCGCTGGCTCCGTACACGCACCGGGCGCGCGTCCTGCTGTACGCCACGCTGGAAACCATGAAGGAGCTGATTCCGCCGACAGTGGGGGTGCTCGAGCCGGAGAGGGAGGACCGGTGTGTGTTGTCGACCGGCGCGCATTCCCTGGGGGCGCTCGCGATCCATCTTTCCTGGTTGAGTGTGGATTTCGAAATTCTGGAGCCGGAGGAACTGAAGGATCAGGTCAGGAGCCTGGCGGAGCGGCTGGCGCGGGCCTGCGGGTAA
- a CDS encoding lysophospholipid acyltransferase family protein, which produces MTLSYLIAVLVRAPLIILSTIVMGSISLIVAPWDTEGRKQLAVARAWARSLLWFAGARVGVVGAEKLARNVSYVVCPNHVSYFDTPVLLTHVLVNFRFLAKKELFAIPFLGGHLKRAGNISVPLEDPRGALKVLSAAGKAMKERGLSMLVFPEGGRSETGALTEFKDGAAYLAIKGGVPVVPVAIIGVGDILPIHSHHVKPGRVTLRIGDPIPTEGLTSAARTELTARIYNEILAMQRLGHS; this is translated from the coding sequence ATGACGTTGAGCTACCTGATTGCGGTGCTGGTGCGGGCACCACTCATAATTCTGTCCACCATTGTGATGGGCTCCATCAGCCTGATCGTGGCGCCATGGGATACCGAGGGCCGGAAACAACTGGCCGTCGCCCGCGCCTGGGCCCGGTCCCTGCTCTGGTTCGCCGGCGCCAGGGTGGGCGTGGTGGGTGCCGAGAAGCTGGCCCGCAATGTCAGCTACGTCGTCTGCCCGAATCATGTCAGCTACTTCGACACGCCGGTCCTGCTCACCCACGTCCTGGTGAACTTCCGCTTCCTGGCCAAGAAGGAGCTCTTCGCGATCCCCTTCCTCGGCGGCCACCTCAAGCGCGCGGGCAACATCAGCGTGCCTCTGGAAGACCCTCGCGGAGCGTTGAAAGTCCTCAGCGCCGCCGGTAAGGCCATGAAAGAGCGCGGCCTGTCCATGCTGGTCTTCCCGGAAGGCGGCCGCTCAGAGACCGGCGCCCTCACCGAGTTCAAGGACGGCGCAGCCTACCTCGCCATCAAAGGCGGAGTACCGGTCGTGCCGGTGGCCATCATCGGAGTCGGCGACATCCTCCCCATCCACTCGCATCACGTCAAGCCCGGCCGGGTGACCTTGCGCATCGGCGACCCCATTCCCACCGAGGGTCTCACCAGCGCCGCGCGCACGGAACTGACAGCCAGGATTTACAATGAAATCCTCGCCATGCAGCGCCTGGGACACTCCTGA